One genomic segment of Peromyscus leucopus breed LL Stock chromosome 23, UCI_PerLeu_2.1, whole genome shotgun sequence includes these proteins:
- the Prr36 gene encoding LOW QUALITY PROTEIN: proline-rich protein 36 (The sequence of the model RefSeq protein was modified relative to this genomic sequence to represent the inferred CDS: inserted 1 base in 1 codon) yields MDKRDRVKAGAAPRMSASRPPGLPTPRPPPASPRPPPPVTTAALRVLEANGAIGRRPLVERAAGVGKAALPQTAVQGAPARSAGTGPRSPASRPPASVKGERAPMKISGQGSISSPGRASSGITRPGPVVQKGLQXPTKEPVVRSKAPEAPKRNALSSGTRKDSLGPTSGTSSPATTRRSRAPATEVGIPRSVPSARQRSLTTEAPRKPVSRAAEPSAPELSPAFRRRAAAGGSLQKPASRSLSSSAAPQLSPARSGVSPRVTPRAPAHTSQQLKSKGQQALRPPQTTVPRKDRTSAQSLLPGSSSVTPAPPAASTPQASPAQVPEDPLKATLPPSPPVTPPLPASSQATPPHSQAINGPPSPPPLSLQNLPSPPATPPLQAPPTSLGTEEASDSPPPKAVISPSLSPGVQSMPCNQAPSAPLPQETLLATSFSPTPLPLAMPPPQVLPSPPVSPQNQPAPLVTPSLPTLSTAPPFPDNLSVSPPLLQATPSNLTTPPLQDPLFLAISPPVSSSPSSSPPRCVPPSSAGTPPRRLPPSLILPTFQASPLTPSLASSPPQAPPPPSAKDPLSAPLSLGSPSLQASPPFLPSPPGQAHSLPSPPLQVPSLAAYPLPVPSSPASPPLPALLSPPASPPLEGTLSPSPSPPSPLATTPPEAPPSLDSPTPLTSPPPQAPSSLALPSLQAPSSALATAAPPLQVPILALPPLETPPSPLTTPPPQASPGLTSPLVQPPSPPASPPLQAPRRPPTPGPDVPISSPRLTLSLAPAPPPPPSRSPSSTLSGPDLAGHSSSATSTPEELRGYDSGPEGCATVSPAADAELAACHPASWSRGPAPPLVVRGAPGVPLPWPPAACPGSSDGLCTIYEAEGPESVAPTPGSLDAEPEPEPRPGSGGGKTSAAAGSGASSRSPKSARLGELPLGALQASVVQHLLSRTLLLAAAEGAAAGSEGGSGGAGVGGVPGGSRAPLSDAELGRWAELLSPLDESRASITSVTSFSPDDVASPQGDWTVVEVETFH; encoded by the exons ATGGACAAGAGGGATAGGGTCAAGGCAGGAGCCGCCCCGCGGATGTCAGCTTCACGACCCCCTGGCCTTCCGACCCCTAGGCCTCCTCCTGCATCCCCTCGACCTCCTCCCCCTGTAACCACCGCAGCCCTTCGAGTCCTGGAAGCAAACGGAGCTATTGGGCGAAGGCCCCTGGTAGAGCGAGCCGCGGGCGTCGGCAAAGCGGCTCTTCCACAGACCGCTGTTCAAGGGGCACCAGCGCGCAGCGCGGGGACAGGTCCTCGCAGCCCAG CCTCCAGGCCCCCAGCTTCTGTGAAAGGAGAGAGGGCCCCTATGAAGATCTCTGGCCAGGGTTCTATTTCTAGCCCCGGGCGGGCCAGCAGTGGGATCACCAG ACCAGGCCCTGTTGTCCAGAAGGGACTCC CCCCGACGAAGGAACCTGTGGTCCGGAGTAAAGCACCAGAGGCACCCAAAAGGAATGCTCTGAGCTCTGGGACACGAAAAG ATTCTTTAGGACCCACCTCAGGAACCTCCTCCCCTGCCACCACTCGTCGGTCCAGGGCCCCAGCTACAGAGGTGGGAATTCCTCGATCAGTTCCCAGTGCCCGGCAGCGTTCCCTGACCACCGAGGCCCCCAGGAAACCTGTGAGCAGAGCTGCAGAACCCAGTGCTCCGGAGCTGAGCCCAGCCTTCAGGAGGCGCGCTGCCGCTGGTGGCAGCCTGCAGAAGCCGGCCTCCCGTTCCCTGAGCTCCAGCGCTGCCCCTCAGCTCTCCCCAGCCCGCTCTGGGGTCTCTCCGCGTGTAACCCCCCGGGCTCCCGCGCACACCTCGCAGCAGCTCAAGTCGAAAGGGCAGCAAGCTCTGCGCCCACCCCAGACCACAGTCCCGAGGAAGGACAGAACCTCCGCACAGAGCCTGCTTCCTGGTTCATCTTCAGTCACGCCCGCTCCACCTGCAGCCAGCACACCTCAGGCTTCCCCTGCTCAGGTCCCAGAGGATCCACTGAAGGCCacgctccctccctctccacccgTCACCCCACCTCTACCTGCCTCTTCACAGGCAACACCCCCCCATTCACAGGCCATAAACGGCCCACCATCACCTCCTCCACTTTCTCTGCAGAACCTCCCCTCTCCACCAGCCACGCCCCCTTTGCAAGCTCCACCCACAAGTCTGGGTACTGAAGAGGCCTCTGACTCACCCCCACCAAAGGCTGTGATCTCCCCATCGCTTTCACCCGGTGTACAGAGTATGCCCTGCAACCAGGCTCCTTCAGCTCCGCTCCCTCAGGAGACTCTCTTGGCCACGTCTTTCTCACCTACGCCTCTACCTCTAGCCATGCCTCCTCCACAAGTCCTTCCTTCTCCGCCAGTTTCTCCACAGAATCAGCCTGCTCCCCTGGTCACACCCTCTCTACCCACTCTGTCCACTGCGCCCCCTTTCCCGGACAACCTTTCTGTGTCTCCGCCCCTTCTCCAGGCCACGCCCTCTAATCTAACCACGCCGCCTTTGCAAGACCCTCTGTTTCTGGCCATTTCTCCTCcagtttcttcctctccctcctcctcaccaccTCGGTGTGTCCCGCCCTCTTCCGCGGGCACGCCTCCCCGGAGGCTCCCACCATCTCTGATTTTGCCCACTTTCCAGGCCTCTCCGTTGACACCCTCACTGGCCTCATCGCCCCCGCAGGCCCCGCCTCCTCCTTCGGCCAAGGACCCACTCTCGGCCCCACTCTCTTTGGGCTCGCCCTCCCTGCAGGCCTCGCCTCCTTTCCTGCCTTCACCCCCTGGGCAGGCACACTCTCTACCCTCGCCTCCTTTGCAGGTGCCTTCTCTTGCTGCATATCCTTTGCCTGTTCCCTCGTCCCCGGCCTCACCCCCTCTGCcagctcttctctcccctcctgcctcacctcctctgGAGGGCACTCTTTCTCCCTCACCCTCACCTCCGTCTCCCTTGGCAACTACCCCACCAGAAGCCCCACCTTCCCTGGATTCACCCACTCCTCTGACTTCACCCCCTCCGCAGGCCCCCTCTTCTCTGGCCTTGCCCTCCCTGCAGGCTCCCTCCTCCGCACTGGCCACAGCCGCACCTCCCCTGCAGGTCCCAATCTTGGCTTTGCCTCCTCTAGagacccctccctctcccctgaccacgccccctcCGCAGGCCTCTCCTGGCCTGACCTCGCCCCTTGTtcagcctccttctcctcccgCCTCACCCCCACTGCAAGCCCCTCGTCGACCCCCGACCCCAGGCCCAGATGTCCCGATCTCAAGTCCACGGCTGACGCTGTCGCTGGCCCctgccccgccgccgccaccctcGCGAAGCCCGTCCAGTACGCTGAGCGGCCCGGACCTGGCAGGCCACAGCAGCAGCGCCACGAGCACGCCGGAGGAGCTCCGTGGCTACGACAGCGGACCCGAGGGCTGCGCCACGGTCTCCCCGGCCGCGGACGCGGAGCTAGCGGCCTGCCACCCGGCCTCCTGGAGCCGAGGTCCTGCTCCACCGTTGGTAGTGCGCGGTGCTCCAG GAGTTCCCCTGCCGTGGCCTCCGGCTGCCTGCCCGGGTTCCTCTGACGGCCTGTGCACCATCTACGAAGCTGAAGGACCGGAGTCGGTGGCCCCTACCCCTGGATCCCTGGATGCGGAACCGGAGCCTGAGCCGAGGCCGGGCTCTGGCGGTGGGAAGACAAGTGCTGCAGCAGGCTCAGGAGCATCCTCGAGAAGCCCAAAGTCGGCTCGCCTCGGCGAGCTGCCGCTGGGGGCGCTGCAGGCAAGCGTCGTGCAGCACCTGCTGAGTCGGACGCTATTGCTAGCGGCAGCTGAGGGTGCGGCTGCAGGCAGTGAAGGTGGCTCAGGAGGCGCAGGGGTTGGTGGTGTCCCGGGGGGATCCCGGGCTCCGCTCAGCGACGCCGAATTGGGCCGCTGGGCCGAACTGCTGTCTCCCCTGGACGAGTCACGTGCCAGCATCACTTCGGTCACCAGCTTCTCCCCGGACGACGTGGCCTCCCCACAGGGTGATTGGACTGTAGTGGAAGTGGAGACTTTTCACTGA